One Hydrogenoanaerobacterium saccharovorans DNA segment encodes these proteins:
- a CDS encoding ABC transporter substrate-binding protein — MKAVRKVAALALVFCLFAGCGINATLQNEDAITITDFSPDLFEDQTLQYFTDHPVNDGKPITLTMWVNEDWGDSYTYLLREYAKYRPNVTIQLVQFPWKSYWTKMRLALQNGNGPDIFHMHNSLGKDFLSYMEPLSSDIFNENNLSSSFSHHGISKIDGKLYFISLGSTTGGIFYNKELWRRAGLTERDIPVTWEQLRAVAKKLTQYDASGNIVVDGFNFNNEAQSLLFAMQAQKGVPLFSEDGQRSNLCNPENIENINFLRKLCNEDKVCRVNEASAYDLLGQRGAAMIYGWPWGANHLEMNYPTVDYGFFRIPAWSEKVPPAYEYNNYETSFAINRAVSPAKKQVAEDLLLFYLSNDNVLLKTAEQAKMVPTKTSLMKTRSGELGKVIQVQATYIDRTAFKGILPQVIYAYLSPVLDANMADSTYGISELLHATDKEIDKILKTYEFDSALEDYKYYNEFKQ, encoded by the coding sequence ATGAAAGCCGTGAGAAAAGTTGCTGCGTTGGCACTTGTTTTCTGCCTGTTTGCCGGATGCGGAATTAATGCAACTTTACAAAATGAAGATGCTATAACAATAACCGATTTTTCGCCGGATCTGTTCGAAGACCAAACGTTGCAGTATTTTACCGACCACCCGGTAAACGACGGTAAGCCCATTACGCTTACTATGTGGGTAAACGAAGACTGGGGCGACAGTTACACTTACCTTTTAAGAGAGTACGCCAAATACCGCCCCAATGTCACCATTCAGCTGGTACAGTTCCCGTGGAAAAGCTACTGGACCAAAATGCGGCTGGCGCTGCAAAACGGTAACGGCCCCGATATTTTTCACATGCACAACAGTCTTGGAAAAGACTTTCTGTCTTATATGGAGCCGCTTTCGTCGGATATTTTTAATGAAAACAATTTAAGCTCATCGTTTTCACATCATGGCATATCTAAAATAGACGGCAAGCTTTATTTTATCAGTTTGGGCAGCACTACCGGCGGTATTTTTTACAACAAAGAGCTTTGGAGGCGCGCCGGCCTCACCGAGCGCGACATCCCTGTTACTTGGGAGCAACTGCGGGCGGTTGCTAAAAAGCTCACTCAATACGATGCATCGGGGAATATTGTAGTGGACGGCTTTAATTTTAACAACGAGGCGCAAAGCTTGCTTTTTGCTATGCAGGCACAAAAAGGTGTTCCGCTTTTTTCTGAAGATGGTCAGCGTTCCAATTTATGCAATCCTGAGAATATAGAGAATATCAATTTTTTACGCAAGCTTTGCAACGAAGACAAAGTATGCCGCGTAAACGAGGCTTCTGCTTATGATTTGCTTGGGCAGCGCGGCGCTGCTATGATTTATGGCTGGCCTTGGGGAGCAAACCATTTAGAAATGAATTACCCCACTGTGGATTATGGCTTTTTTCGTATTCCTGCATGGAGCGAAAAGGTGCCGCCTGCTTACGAATACAATAATTATGAAACAAGCTTTGCAATAAACCGTGCTGTATCCCCCGCTAAAAAACAAGTAGCAGAAGATTTGCTGTTATTTTACCTGAGTAACGACAATGTATTGCTAAAAACCGCCGAACAGGCAAAAATGGTGCCAACAAAAACATCGCTGATGAAAACGCGCAGTGGGGAGCTGGGCAAGGTAATACAGGTACAGGCAACCTATATTGACCGCACAGCTTTTAAGGGGATATTGCCACAGGTGATTTATGCTTATTTGTCTCCGGTGTTGGATGCCAATATGGCTGACAGTACCTATGGTATTAGTGAGTTGCTGCATGCTACAGATAAAGAGATTGACAAAATTTTAAAAACCTATGAATTCGATTCTGCGTTGGAAGATTATAAGTATTATAATGAATTTAAACAATAA
- a CDS encoding pentapeptide repeat-containing protein, translated as MKKLHASSQYIGLLNKLKIDCEKCSGLCCVALYFAKAEGFPADKAPGEPCKNLMPDFRCSIHSELAQCKLKGCMAFDCFGAGQKVTQSIYSNKTWCNTPKKASEIYDVFLIVYRLHQMLWYLLEAFAIAPAAMLEKDMEALILENEHMTNLPPDEILTLDIDNYRTRVNQVLKKAAKLVFAATNSTAESKKGTDFMGKNFKNTNLDGKDFSMALLIAANLEGCSLYGTNFLGADLRDTNIKNADLSESIFLTQGQVNAAIGNRNTKLPAVLTYPTTWQ; from the coding sequence ATGAAAAAGCTTCACGCAAGCAGTCAATACATTGGACTGCTAAATAAACTAAAAATCGATTGCGAAAAATGCAGTGGGTTATGTTGCGTTGCATTGTATTTTGCAAAAGCAGAAGGGTTCCCCGCCGATAAAGCGCCCGGCGAACCTTGTAAAAATTTAATGCCAGATTTTCGATGTTCCATTCATTCAGAACTTGCGCAATGTAAATTAAAAGGCTGTATGGCATTTGATTGTTTTGGTGCCGGGCAAAAAGTGACGCAAAGTATCTATTCGAATAAAACTTGGTGTAACACACCCAAAAAAGCAAGTGAGATCTACGATGTATTTTTAATTGTATATCGCCTTCATCAGATGTTATGGTATTTGCTCGAAGCTTTTGCAATCGCCCCTGCAGCAATGTTAGAAAAAGATATGGAGGCACTCATTCTCGAAAATGAACATATGACAAATCTCCCACCTGACGAAATACTTACTTTAGATATAGACAACTACCGTACAAGGGTGAATCAGGTGCTGAAAAAAGCGGCAAAACTGGTTTTTGCTGCAACCAACAGCACTGCCGAAAGTAAAAAAGGCACCGATTTTATGGGCAAAAATTTTAAAAATACAAATCTTGATGGCAAAGATTTTAGTATGGCATTGCTCATTGCAGCAAATCTTGAAGGGTGCAGCTTGTACGGCACCAATTTTTTGGGAGCAGACCTGCGAGATACCAATATTAAAAATGCAGATTTAAGCGAAAGCATCTTTCTTACTCAGGGGCAAGTGAATGCAGCAATCGGTAACCGAAACACCAAGTTGCCCGCGGTACTTACTTACCCGACTACTTGGCAGTAG
- a CDS encoding extracellular solute-binding protein, translated as MKKLISMMLVLAFALTAFAGCGKTTPTSSAAAPESASESASTDAKLDVIGTGSVTYDPNAPVNNGEDITISFWYDDPGPEGYQRYAQAIEDYQKIHPNVKFDVNKSLGWGDYWAKLPVAVANGTGPDLMHFHLNWYGDFIPGLAEPYPDDLTAALVEGFSGVEPMMYESKTYTIPVGNMTGAIFYNKEMWAEAGLTDKDIPKTWDELREAAKKLTKKDGDKIVVNGMDIPDGYFLLALNYQKGYNVFAEDGKHTQMNNPGAIEAAKMLQGFITNDKIFAPGSGAAQERFGNKQSAMMYNWTWAGGWLKGNVGDSFEWGIFPTPTFGADTQVVDRNNPEVSAVVNAKSDPKNKAVAMDFLRFYFASDSYLVELANKTYTAPTKFSCMADPSIVSNEVVSTIASYIDKTVWTGICTSGFDPAVNQILGDELFIQGKDAKTTLQKFDDENAKLAGEAEFATAERKSPLAQYLK; from the coding sequence ATGAAAAAATTAATCAGCATGATGCTTGTTCTGGCGTTTGCCCTAACTGCTTTTGCAGGCTGCGGCAAAACAACACCTACAAGCAGTGCCGCAGCCCCCGAATCTGCGAGCGAGTCCGCATCTACCGATGCAAAGCTTGATGTAATTGGTACCGGTTCCGTTACTTACGACCCCAACGCACCTGTAAACAATGGTGAAGATATCACCATCAGTTTTTGGTATGATGATCCGGGTCCGGAAGGTTATCAGCGCTATGCGCAAGCAATTGAGGATTATCAGAAAATTCACCCTAACGTAAAGTTTGATGTTAATAAATCTCTTGGCTGGGGCGACTACTGGGCAAAACTACCGGTTGCGGTAGCCAACGGCACAGGGCCGGATTTGATGCACTTCCACCTGAACTGGTACGGCGATTTTATCCCCGGCCTTGCCGAACCGTATCCCGATGACTTGACCGCCGCCCTTGTAGAAGGTTTTAGCGGTGTTGAGCCTATGATGTATGAAAGCAAGACTTATACCATCCCTGTAGGCAACATGACCGGCGCCATTTTCTACAACAAAGAGATGTGGGCAGAAGCAGGCTTAACCGATAAAGACATCCCCAAAACTTGGGATGAATTGCGTGAGGCTGCAAAAAAACTCACGAAAAAAGACGGCGATAAAATTGTAGTCAACGGCATGGATATCCCCGATGGATACTTCTTGCTGGCACTGAACTACCAAAAGGGCTATAACGTGTTTGCTGAAGACGGAAAACACACCCAAATGAATAACCCCGGTGCGATTGAGGCAGCCAAAATGCTGCAAGGCTTTATTACCAACGATAAAATTTTTGCACCAGGCTCCGGCGCTGCGCAAGAGCGTTTCGGCAACAAGCAATCGGCTATGATGTACAACTGGACATGGGCAGGCGGCTGGCTGAAAGGCAACGTGGGCGACAGTTTTGAATGGGGTATTTTCCCAACACCTACCTTTGGTGCCGATACCCAGGTGGTAGACCGCAACAATCCCGAAGTATCTGCGGTTGTAAATGCAAAATCAGACCCCAAGAACAAAGCCGTTGCAATGGACTTTTTGCGTTTCTACTTTGCGAGCGACAGCTATTTGGTAGAATTGGCAAACAAAACCTATACCGCACCTACAAAATTCTCCTGCATGGCCGATCCATCCATTGTAAGCAACGAGGTAGTTTCTACAATTGCCAGCTACATTGATAAAACCGTTTGGACAGGTATCTGCACCAGTGGTTTTGACCCTGCTGTAAACCAAATTCTTGGTGATGAACTCTTCATTCAGGGTAAAGATGCTAAAACAACTTTGCAGAAGTTTGATGATGAAAACGCAAAACTTGCCGGTGAGGCAGAATTTGCAACTGCAGAGAGAAAATCACCTCTTGCTCAGTATCTGAAATAA
- a CDS encoding response regulator transcription factor has translation MLKKVGYKTKILLYFIIIVLTIVISLSGINYLNSRKLMTDSARQQAADTLAQLKNTNDLLLENMEQSLKAFTSYSDLEFFGIRYDTIRDYRVKKAVFDRISDVLNMNTFFTSCYVYYPEQKTVIDVNVYTPNYKSIYENSNQKLIDAAYAAHLAGGGEQSPLYSIVKTGGETEWVMCVPVQCSSQIVKPPLLIVTVDSSYFFQNLKNISLLADSQVYISNKHSNWIGSDSPPKEVVERFLKSAQTSLKGNFIQTMNHTKYMTTYEVSQVSGWNYLYIVPLDTIYYKINFLLVTALFAALLCGIVGFAIARILAGKIYTPIEALSGELSVVKDAMPPQGDAFNNLRTGVTALISQNKLMQQKLTESELIVKNAFLRQLLENQVELYESLYESFESYNILFTDKMRYMVATLAVEQSVTSMPTYANRKETLMLLIQIEQFLQNQTQMKNDIFFESVNMDTNEVTIIFAMNNPSISEQQVSSLLSLVRQDVENSHHHAVTVGYSHISQDVAQIPYLYQQTQAALEYQFVLGTSRIISFGDLPENVAKNYRYPWNIEKIILSNLKQGLYHDVCTEIDHFAHYALLNIQDTEKIRLSFIHLYTDIMQTAEETSPDNLNNIVTDTVYQGILQSNCWADVVKLLKEYCCQLCEKINQKRNDHTNDIALSAIEFINDSFISPDLDLEVLSQKLNFSVSYISKMFKLSTGVSVKEYITQKRIALACELLTNTNKKVWEISKQVGYVQQRSFIEIFKKYKGMTPSEFRNK, from the coding sequence ATGTTAAAAAAAGTAGGTTATAAAACAAAGATACTGCTTTATTTCATCATAATCGTTTTAACAATTGTCATTAGCCTCAGCGGTATTAACTACTTAAATAGCCGCAAACTTATGACGGACAGTGCCAGGCAGCAGGCTGCGGACACATTGGCGCAGTTAAAAAATACAAACGATTTGCTTCTAGAAAATATGGAACAATCTTTAAAGGCATTTACCAGCTATTCCGATTTGGAGTTTTTCGGGATTCGATACGATACCATAAGGGATTACCGTGTAAAAAAAGCAGTGTTCGACCGTATTTCCGATGTGCTGAACATGAACACCTTTTTTACCTCCTGCTATGTGTATTATCCCGAACAAAAAACCGTGATTGATGTAAATGTATATACACCGAATTATAAATCTATTTACGAAAACAGCAATCAAAAACTGATCGATGCAGCATATGCCGCCCACCTTGCAGGCGGAGGAGAACAAAGCCCCTTGTACTCCATTGTAAAAACGGGCGGAGAAACAGAATGGGTTATGTGCGTGCCGGTACAGTGTTCTTCGCAGATTGTAAAGCCTCCCCTGCTGATTGTTACGGTTGACAGCTCTTACTTTTTTCAAAACCTCAAAAACATCAGCCTTTTGGCAGACTCTCAGGTTTATATTTCAAACAAGCACTCCAACTGGATTGGAAGCGATTCTCCGCCCAAAGAGGTGGTAGAACGCTTTTTAAAATCTGCGCAAACAAGCCTTAAGGGCAATTTTATTCAAACAATGAATCATACAAAATACATGACCACTTATGAAGTGTCGCAAGTGTCCGGCTGGAACTACTTATATATTGTACCGCTGGATACAATTTACTACAAAATTAACTTTTTGCTTGTAACTGCACTTTTTGCTGCGTTGCTGTGTGGTATCGTCGGCTTTGCAATTGCAAGGATATTAGCGGGGAAAATATATACGCCCATAGAAGCATTATCGGGTGAATTGAGCGTAGTAAAGGACGCAATGCCCCCACAGGGAGATGCCTTTAATAATTTGCGTACCGGCGTAACTGCGCTTATCAGCCAAAACAAACTCATGCAGCAAAAGCTAACGGAGAGTGAGCTCATTGTAAAAAACGCATTTTTAAGGCAGCTGCTTGAAAATCAAGTAGAATTGTACGAATCGCTCTATGAAAGTTTTGAGTCTTACAACATCCTTTTTACAGATAAAATGCGCTATATGGTTGCAACTTTAGCGGTAGAACAAAGCGTAACCTCAATGCCTACCTATGCAAACCGCAAAGAAACGCTGATGCTTTTAATCCAAATCGAACAATTTTTACAAAATCAAACTCAAATGAAGAACGATATTTTTTTTGAATCGGTCAATATGGATACAAATGAAGTAACTATTATTTTTGCGATGAATAACCCAAGTATTTCTGAGCAGCAAGTGAGCTCGCTGCTATCGCTTGTAAGGCAGGATGTGGAAAACTCACACCACCATGCGGTTACAGTTGGATACAGCCATATTTCGCAAGATGTTGCGCAAATCCCATATTTGTATCAGCAGACACAAGCAGCATTGGAATATCAGTTTGTGCTTGGAACATCCCGCATTATCAGTTTTGGCGATTTACCGGAAAACGTGGCTAAAAACTATCGCTATCCATGGAACATCGAAAAAATTATTTTGTCCAATTTAAAACAAGGTTTGTACCACGATGTTTGCACCGAAATTGATCACTTTGCACATTATGCACTTTTAAATATTCAAGATACCGAAAAAATACGGTTATCGTTTATCCATTTGTATACCGATATTATGCAAACGGCAGAAGAGACAAGCCCCGATAATTTAAATAACATTGTAACCGATACTGTATATCAAGGGATACTGCAAAGTAATTGTTGGGCAGATGTGGTAAAACTGCTGAAAGAGTATTGCTGCCAGCTTTGTGAAAAAATCAATCAAAAGCGCAACGACCATACAAACGACATTGCACTTTCTGCAATTGAGTTTATAAACGATAGTTTTATTTCGCCTGATTTAGACCTCGAAGTGCTTTCGCAAAAGCTGAATTTTAGTGTTTCTTACATCAGCAAAATGTTTAAACTTTCTACAGGTGTTTCTGTAAAAGAGTATATTACCCAAAAACGCATTGCGCTTGCCTGCGAGCTGTTAACAAATACAAATAAAAAGGTATGGGAAATCAGCAAACAAGTTGGGTATGTACAGCAACGCTCGTTTATTGAAATATTTAAAAAATATAAAGGCATGACGCCGTCTGAATTTCGAAATAAATAA